A stretch of the Archangium violaceum genome encodes the following:
- the pilQ gene encoding type IV pilus secretin PilQ yields MLEVSVVTRGKLMSVVAALMVAIVGVGAQAAELNTLRDLKVVQTGAGAQVVVTGTRAPTFTVFRLSGPERLVVDLSSADATGIKGHHNGQGPVAGVVASQFSDERASVGRVLVALHQAAQYDVRAEGDRVIISVDGAAASTPAAEAKAAPAVEPKPEVKPEPATVARAEPAPAVAPAPRPAVVAEPREKKPAAALPENVVAAEADERDVAHPARRITGLSFARGTLNIRADGEVSRYEVLELADPPRLAVDVYGVGLAARAPRVRSGPLKDLRVGAHSDKVRLVLDVRDEMPAYRVERTGSGLAVVLGGKVARKPAAPVDTPEKVVAENAPLRTTPVDARPAPVDVKDVTFDENESGGRVNLKLSGAVAWKVERPDPRSAVLTLENAKLPRRLERSLDTSALETPVKMISAFSVPGEGNRVRLVVAADGAIDENVSQVAGGLSWRLNVKGVKTEQVTVTQRTAGFTAEAPTYASEGAPQQARYRGKKVSFEFKDIDIQNLLRVIAEISKKNIVVADDVSGKVTIRLRNVPWDQALDLILRTKSLGKEEIGNILRVAPLKTLEEEAKLRQERKKSLIAQEELLVNLIPVNYATAGDMSSRVKDVLSERGSVTVDARTNVLIVKDVRANIEKARALVRNLDTQTPQVLIESRIVEANTSFSRELGVQWGGQASAAPATGNPTGLIFPNTAVVTGGSAGTGVGNAESPNYAVNLPVGAGPGLGGALGFVFGSAGGALTLNLRLSAAEAEGVVKTISAPKVTTLDNNTARISQGVSIPFSQVSASGANTTFVEARLSLEVTPHITQDGSILMTINAQNNQPDPSNTGANGQPAIQRKEANTQVLVKDGDTTVIGGIYVRRGSSQSNQVPFLSKIPVLGFLFKNHRERDERQELLIFITPRILNRQTIAQSL; encoded by the coding sequence ATGCTCGAGGTGAGCGTTGTGACGAGGGGCAAGTTGATGAGCGTGGTGGCCGCGTTGATGGTCGCCATCGTGGGTGTCGGGGCCCAGGCCGCCGAGCTCAATACGCTGCGCGACCTGAAGGTCGTGCAGACGGGAGCTGGCGCCCAGGTCGTGGTGACCGGCACACGGGCACCCACCTTCACCGTCTTCCGGCTGAGTGGCCCGGAGCGGCTGGTGGTGGATCTCTCGTCGGCGGACGCCACGGGCATCAAGGGACACCACAACGGACAGGGACCGGTGGCCGGAGTGGTGGCCTCCCAGTTCTCGGATGAGCGCGCCAGCGTGGGCCGGGTGCTGGTGGCCCTGCACCAGGCCGCGCAGTACGACGTGCGCGCCGAGGGTGATCGGGTCATCATCTCCGTGGACGGAGCAGCGGCTTCCACGCCCGCGGCCGAGGCGAAGGCCGCACCCGCGGTCGAGCCGAAGCCGGAGGTGAAGCCCGAGCCCGCCACCGTGGCCAGGGCCGAGCCCGCTCCGGCGGTGGCTCCCGCGCCGCGGCCGGCCGTCGTGGCCGAGCCGCGTGAGAAGAAGCCCGCCGCCGCGCTGCCCGAGAACGTGGTGGCGGCCGAGGCGGACGAGCGCGACGTGGCGCACCCGGCCCGCCGCATCACCGGACTGTCCTTCGCCCGTGGCACGCTGAACATCCGCGCGGATGGCGAGGTCTCCCGCTACGAGGTCCTGGAGCTGGCGGATCCTCCGCGGCTCGCGGTGGACGTGTACGGCGTGGGGCTGGCCGCCCGTGCGCCGCGCGTGCGCTCGGGTCCTCTGAAGGACCTGCGCGTGGGCGCTCACTCGGACAAGGTGCGACTGGTGCTCGACGTTCGCGACGAGATGCCCGCGTACCGCGTGGAGCGCACCGGCAGTGGTCTGGCGGTGGTGCTCGGGGGCAAGGTGGCCCGCAAACCCGCCGCTCCGGTCGATACGCCCGAGAAGGTGGTGGCCGAGAACGCGCCCTTGCGCACCACGCCCGTGGACGCGCGGCCGGCGCCGGTGGACGTCAAGGACGTGACCTTCGACGAGAACGAGTCCGGTGGTCGGGTGAACCTGAAGCTGTCGGGCGCGGTGGCCTGGAAGGTGGAGCGGCCGGATCCCCGCAGCGCGGTGCTGACCCTGGAGAACGCGAAGCTGCCGCGGCGGCTCGAGCGCAGCCTGGACACCAGCGCGCTGGAGACGCCGGTGAAGATGATCAGCGCCTTCTCGGTGCCTGGCGAGGGCAACCGGGTTCGCCTGGTGGTGGCCGCGGATGGCGCCATCGATGAGAACGTGAGCCAGGTGGCGGGTGGCCTGTCCTGGCGGCTCAACGTCAAGGGCGTGAAGACGGAGCAGGTGACCGTCACCCAGCGCACCGCCGGCTTCACCGCCGAGGCGCCCACCTACGCTTCCGAGGGCGCGCCCCAGCAGGCCCGTTACCGCGGCAAGAAGGTGTCCTTCGAGTTCAAGGACATCGACATCCAGAACCTGCTGCGCGTCATCGCGGAGATTTCCAAGAAGAACATCGTGGTCGCCGATGACGTCAGCGGCAAGGTGACCATCCGCCTGCGCAACGTGCCCTGGGATCAGGCGTTGGATTTGATCCTGCGCACCAAGTCGCTGGGCAAGGAGGAGATCGGCAACATCCTCCGCGTGGCCCCGCTGAAGACGCTGGAGGAGGAGGCCAAGCTGCGCCAGGAGCGAAAGAAGTCGCTCATCGCGCAGGAGGAGTTGCTGGTGAACCTCATCCCGGTGAACTACGCGACGGCCGGCGACATGTCCTCCCGCGTGAAGGACGTGCTGAGCGAGCGCGGGTCGGTGACGGTGGACGCGCGGACCAACGTGCTCATCGTCAAGGACGTGCGCGCCAACATCGAGAAGGCCCGGGCGCTGGTACGCAACCTGGACACGCAGACGCCGCAGGTGCTCATCGAGAGCCGCATCGTGGAGGCCAACACCTCGTTCAGCCGCGAACTGGGCGTTCAGTGGGGTGGTCAGGCTTCGGCCGCGCCGGCCACGGGTAATCCCACCGGGCTCATCTTCCCCAACACCGCCGTCGTGACGGGTGGCTCGGCAGGAACCGGTGTCGGTAACGCCGAGAGTCCCAACTACGCCGTCAACCTGCCGGTGGGTGCCGGTCCGGGTCTCGGTGGTGCGCTGGGCTTCGTCTTCGGCTCCGCCGGTGGCGCGCTCACCCTCAACCTGCGTCTGTCCGCGGCGGAGGCCGAGGGTGTGGTGAAGACCATCTCTGCACCCAAGGTGACGACGCTGGACAACAACACCGCGCGTATCAGCCAGGGTGTGTCCATCCCGTTCAGCCAGGTGTCCGCGTCCGGTGCCAACACCACCTTCGTCGAAGCGCGTCTGTCGCTCGAGGTGACGCCGCACATCACCCAGGACGGCAGCATCCTGATGACCATCAACGCGCAGAACAACCAGCCGGATCCGTCCAACACGGGAGCCAACGGCCAGCCCGCCATCCAGCGCAAGGAGGCCAACACCCAGGTGCTGGTGAAGGACGGCGATACCACCGTCATCGGTGGCATCTACGTCCGCCGTGGTAGCAGCCAGAGCAATCAGGTGCCCTTCCTGTCGAAGATTCCGGTGCTGGGTTTTCTGTTCAAGAATCACCGCGAGCGTGATGAGCGCCAGGAGTTGCTCATCTTCATCACGCCGCGAATCCTCAACCGGCAGACGATTGCTCAGTCTCTGTAG
- a CDS encoding pilus assembly protein PilP: protein MKTFHSMFISGALALSLVGCGEESRPARPAAAPKRAQAETAPKEKAAETPVASVSTYVYNYNPVGKRDPFRSPVEDMVREAPQAGQQMSACNEPLCQWDIDQLKLVAVVTGDANPMAMVEDPMGRGHIVRRNTRLGRAGGKVTQILRDEVIITETITTPERVVYNPVKMELKQEGRVDPAYDLMTGKNWEP, encoded by the coding sequence ATGAAGACGTTCCATTCCATGTTCATCTCGGGGGCCTTGGCCCTCTCTTTGGTGGGTTGCGGCGAGGAATCGCGGCCTGCTCGGCCTGCGGCTGCGCCCAAGCGCGCCCAGGCGGAGACCGCCCCCAAGGAGAAGGCCGCGGAGACCCCGGTAGCCTCCGTGTCCACGTACGTCTATAATTACAACCCGGTGGGGAAGCGGGATCCGTTCCGCAGTCCCGTCGAGGACATGGTGCGTGAGGCTCCGCAGGCAGGCCAGCAGATGTCGGCCTGCAACGAGCCGCTGTGCCAGTGGGATATCGACCAGCTCAAGCTGGTGGCGGTGGTGACCGGTGACGCCAACCCGATGGCCATGGTGGAGGACCCGATGGGGCGTGGCCACATCGTGCGTCGCAACACCCGGTTGGGCCGCGCGGGCGGCAAGGTGACGCAGATCCTTCGCGACGAGGTCATCATCACGGAGACGATCACCACGCCGGAGCGGGTGGTCTACAACCCGGTGAAGATGGAGTTGAAGCAAGAGGGCCGGGTGGATCCTGCCTACGACCTGATGACGGGCAAGAACTGGGAGCCGTAG
- the accC gene encoding acetyl-CoA carboxylase biotin carboxylase subunit: MFKKVLIANRGEIALRVIRACRELGIATVAVHSTADANALHVRFADESVCIGPPPSKESYLNIPQLLSAAEITRADAIHPGYGFLSENSEFAKVCRDCKIHFIGPRPEMISLMGNKVRARNAAREAGLPLLPGSIGTVKDPKEAEAFAKEIGFPVILKAAAGGGGKGMKIVREPNALAQAFATAAAEAVASFGNGDLYIERYVEKPRHIEIQIVADEHGHIIHLGERECSVQRRHQKLIEESPSAALTPELRQQMGEVSIRAMEKLGYNNVGTIEYLLDENGRFYFMEMNTRIQVEHPVTELVTGVDLVREQIKLSSGEPLKRKQEDIQMRGHAIECRVNAEDPVTFAPWPGKITAYSAPGGYGVRVDSSAYENYTVLPYYDSLLAKLIVYAEDRPTAIRRMQRALGEYVVQGIRTNIPFHRAALAEESFVEGNYDTRFVERLLASETGTHRLRKAIEETP; the protein is encoded by the coding sequence GTGTTCAAGAAGGTGCTGATCGCCAACCGCGGGGAGATTGCCCTGCGGGTCATCCGCGCCTGCCGCGAGCTGGGCATCGCCACCGTGGCGGTGCACTCGACGGCGGACGCCAATGCATTGCACGTGCGGTTCGCCGACGAGTCGGTGTGCATCGGCCCACCGCCCTCCAAGGAGAGCTACCTCAACATCCCGCAGCTGCTCTCCGCGGCGGAGATCACTCGCGCGGACGCCATCCATCCGGGCTACGGCTTCCTCTCGGAGAACTCCGAGTTCGCCAAGGTGTGCCGGGACTGCAAGATCCACTTCATCGGCCCCCGGCCGGAGATGATCTCGCTGATGGGCAACAAGGTCCGGGCGCGCAACGCGGCGCGCGAGGCGGGCCTGCCCCTGCTGCCCGGCAGCATCGGCACGGTGAAGGATCCGAAGGAGGCCGAGGCCTTCGCCAAGGAGATCGGCTTCCCGGTCATCCTCAAGGCGGCGGCCGGTGGTGGCGGCAAGGGCATGAAGATCGTCCGCGAGCCGAACGCGCTGGCGCAGGCCTTCGCCACGGCGGCGGCCGAGGCGGTGGCGTCCTTCGGCAACGGCGACCTCTACATCGAGCGGTACGTGGAGAAGCCGCGCCACATCGAGATCCAGATCGTGGCCGACGAGCACGGGCACATCATCCATCTGGGTGAGCGCGAGTGCTCCGTCCAGCGGCGCCACCAGAAGCTCATCGAGGAGAGCCCCTCGGCGGCGCTCACCCCCGAGCTGCGCCAGCAGATGGGCGAGGTCTCCATCCGCGCGATGGAGAAGCTCGGCTACAACAACGTGGGCACCATCGAGTACCTGCTCGACGAGAACGGGCGCTTCTACTTCATGGAGATGAACACCCGCATCCAGGTGGAGCACCCGGTGACCGAGCTCGTCACCGGCGTCGACCTGGTCCGCGAGCAGATCAAGCTCTCCTCGGGTGAGCCGCTCAAGCGCAAGCAGGAAGACATCCAGATGCGCGGCCACGCCATCGAGTGCCGCGTCAACGCCGAGGACCCCGTCACCTTCGCGCCCTGGCCGGGGAAGATCACCGCCTACAGCGCTCCCGGTGGTTATGGCGTGCGTGTGGATTCCAGTGCGTACGAGAACTACACGGTGCTGCCGTACTACGACAGCCTGCTGGCCAAGCTGATCGTCTACGCGGAGGATCGGCCCACGGCGATCCGCCGCATGCAGCGGGCGCTGGGCGAGTACGTGGTGCAGGGCATCCGCACCAACATCCCGTTCCACCGGGCGGCGCTGGCGGAGGAGTCCTTCGTCGAGGGCAACTACGACACGCGCTTCGTGGAGCGGTTGCTGGCGTCCGAGACGGGCACCCACCGGCTGCGCAAGGCGATCGAGGAAACTCCCTGA
- a CDS encoding tetratricopeptide repeat protein, translating to MDKNKIIEAAAKLVAKGAYDKAIKEYQKVLEVDPKDGRVLQKMGELYQKKNDNVQAAHYFTKVAEGYSADGFFLKAVALYKQVLKLNPNLLDVNLKLAELHQQLGLMSEAMAYFQIVANHYEKSGDVKNSLDTLKKMVDLDPENVASKIKLAELYARENLTREATQEFKKAAEYLKRNNRMDDWFRVAERLSTLDPDNVALAKDLAQQYLSRGDQKRALARLQVCFKADGRDVETLNMLAQAFHGLGQTAKTISVYKELAKVYQERGRNQDAANIWNRVAELDPSDADLAAYKAEGASAAPAPAPVQAPAPAPVQAPTPAPAPQPAPVAKAPVTAAPPAPAPAPSSAAPAPAAPAPAGKDQFSKLLTETEVYVKYGLHDKALEHLRKIFAVDPENLDAHEKAYHIYVASGNAAQAGEQLLNVLRLCTRRAEVQRAQPYLATILEQNPGHPEVPAFLAVLQSDSAAPVMGAQVETVGEDAILVDSNDDEVVVADAPADALEHPPGDELALVSASSAEEEDGQILPGEFGIPADSDEGVVLADEPVGVVSGDEPLFGAGDEPEEATTVFMEPVGSDDDAALVVASAEEDEPLLADAGAPLALGDDEPLPTQVSQPSAQLLQDSFSDASSFPEPDDDLPTRVSPLPLETDPFDSVEEGTPVDTPALGSYELEEPEPVPAPVVVAPKATPKAPPQAAAPKAQPQASAPVAKAAPAPSKAQPAPVAKAAPAPAKAQPAPVAKAPPKPQPAPVVEEPQEEPAGEECDEASFFLDQGLLEEAREILETVMIAFPGHARAEELMARLETLESGGSPEAEEPEEETQAVSVPAVPALGESPAERDAFDLAAELAGEFGDLGGEQPAASAVEEDFQYSVEEVFAEFKKGLAKVVKPEDVDTHYDLGIAYREMGLIDDALNEFSVAREGCMGKKREVDCLTMIGLLQAQRGDAGAAVVTFKQALASEHATGEVAKAIGFELAMAHEAVGDAGKALYHFQRVAALDPKFREVSGHVERLAATTSPVADPLPKAATHGAPPSGARMPVPAAPAAPAPASAAKPRKVGYV from the coding sequence ATGGACAAGAACAAGATCATCGAAGCCGCCGCCAAGCTCGTCGCGAAGGGCGCCTACGACAAGGCCATCAAGGAATACCAGAAGGTCCTGGAGGTCGATCCCAAGGACGGACGTGTCCTCCAGAAGATGGGGGAGCTGTACCAGAAGAAGAACGACAACGTTCAGGCGGCCCACTACTTCACCAAGGTCGCCGAGGGCTACTCGGCCGACGGCTTCTTCCTGAAGGCCGTTGCCCTCTACAAGCAGGTCCTCAAGCTCAACCCCAACCTGCTGGACGTCAACCTCAAGCTGGCGGAGCTCCATCAGCAGCTCGGACTGATGTCCGAGGCCATGGCGTATTTCCAGATCGTCGCCAACCACTACGAGAAGTCCGGCGACGTCAAGAATTCCCTGGATACGCTCAAGAAGATGGTGGATCTCGACCCCGAGAACGTGGCGTCGAAGATCAAGCTCGCCGAGCTGTACGCGCGCGAGAACCTGACGCGCGAGGCCACCCAGGAGTTCAAGAAGGCCGCCGAGTACCTCAAGCGCAACAACCGGATGGATGACTGGTTCCGGGTGGCCGAGCGCCTCTCCACTCTGGATCCGGACAACGTCGCGCTGGCCAAGGATCTGGCCCAGCAGTACCTGTCACGCGGGGATCAGAAGCGCGCGCTGGCCCGGCTCCAGGTGTGCTTCAAGGCGGACGGGCGCGACGTCGAGACGCTCAACATGCTGGCCCAGGCCTTCCACGGGCTCGGGCAGACGGCCAAGACCATCTCCGTCTACAAGGAGCTGGCCAAGGTCTACCAGGAGCGCGGTCGCAACCAGGACGCGGCCAACATCTGGAACCGTGTCGCCGAGCTGGATCCCTCTGACGCGGATCTGGCGGCGTACAAGGCGGAAGGGGCCAGCGCGGCCCCCGCTCCGGCTCCGGTCCAGGCCCCCGCTCCGGCTCCGGTCCAGGCCCCCACGCCCGCCCCAGCTCCCCAGCCCGCTCCCGTCGCGAAGGCTCCGGTGACCGCGGCTCCGCCCGCTCCGGCTCCTGCTCCGAGCAGCGCCGCGCCCGCTCCGGCGGCTCCAGCCCCGGCCGGCAAGGATCAGTTCTCCAAGCTGCTGACGGAGACGGAAGTCTACGTCAAATACGGCCTGCACGATAAAGCGCTCGAGCACCTGCGGAAGATCTTCGCGGTGGACCCGGAGAACCTCGACGCGCACGAGAAGGCGTACCACATCTACGTCGCCTCCGGGAACGCGGCCCAGGCCGGCGAGCAGCTGCTGAACGTGCTGCGCCTGTGCACGCGCCGCGCGGAGGTGCAGCGCGCCCAGCCGTACCTGGCCACCATCCTCGAGCAGAACCCCGGCCACCCCGAGGTGCCTGCCTTCCTGGCCGTGCTGCAGTCGGATTCGGCGGCGCCGGTCATGGGGGCGCAGGTGGAGACGGTGGGCGAGGACGCCATCCTCGTGGACTCCAACGACGACGAGGTCGTCGTCGCCGACGCGCCCGCGGATGCCCTGGAGCACCCGCCGGGGGACGAACTGGCCCTCGTCTCCGCGAGCAGCGCGGAGGAGGAGGACGGGCAGATCCTCCCCGGCGAGTTCGGCATTCCCGCGGACTCCGACGAGGGGGTGGTGCTCGCGGACGAGCCGGTCGGGGTGGTGTCTGGCGACGAGCCGCTCTTCGGCGCGGGTGACGAGCCCGAGGAGGCCACCACCGTCTTCATGGAGCCCGTGGGCTCGGACGACGACGCCGCGCTGGTGGTCGCCTCCGCCGAGGAGGACGAGCCGCTGCTGGCGGACGCCGGTGCCCCGCTGGCGCTCGGCGACGACGAGCCGTTGCCGACGCAGGTGTCGCAGCCCTCGGCGCAGTTGCTCCAGGACTCCTTCTCGGACGCTTCCTCCTTCCCCGAGCCGGACGACGACCTGCCCACGCGGGTGTCGCCGCTCCCCCTGGAGACGGACCCGTTCGACTCCGTGGAAGAGGGCACCCCGGTGGATACACCGGCGCTCGGTTCCTACGAGCTCGAGGAGCCAGAGCCCGTGCCCGCGCCCGTGGTGGTGGCTCCCAAGGCCACGCCCAAGGCCCCGCCGCAGGCCGCCGCGCCCAAGGCTCAGCCCCAGGCCTCCGCGCCCGTCGCCAAGGCGGCGCCAGCGCCCTCCAAGGCCCAGCCCGCTCCTGTCGCCAAGGCGGCGCCGGCGCCCGCCAAGGCCCAGCCCGCTCCTGTCGCCAAGGCGCCGCCCAAGCCCCAGCCCGCTCCCGTGGTCGAGGAGCCGCAGGAGGAGCCGGCCGGTGAGGAGTGCGACGAGGCCAGCTTCTTCCTGGATCAGGGCCTCCTCGAGGAGGCGCGGGAGATCCTCGAGACGGTGATGATCGCCTTCCCGGGCCATGCGCGCGCGGAAGAGCTGATGGCCCGGCTCGAGACGCTCGAGTCCGGCGGTTCCCCGGAGGCCGAGGAGCCCGAGGAGGAGACCCAGGCGGTTTCCGTGCCCGCGGTCCCCGCCCTGGGCGAGTCCCCCGCCGAGCGCGATGCGTTCGACCTGGCGGCGGAACTGGCCGGCGAGTTCGGCGATCTGGGTGGAGAGCAGCCCGCGGCGTCCGCCGTCGAGGAGGACTTCCAGTACTCGGTCGAGGAGGTCTTCGCCGAGTTCAAGAAGGGCCTCGCCAAGGTGGTCAAGCCCGAGGACGTGGACACCCACTACGACCTGGGCATCGCCTACCGCGAGATGGGCCTCATCGACGACGCGCTCAACGAGTTCTCCGTGGCGCGCGAGGGCTGCATGGGCAAGAAGCGTGAGGTGGACTGCCTCACGATGATCGGCCTGCTGCAGGCCCAGAGGGGTGATGCCGGCGCGGCGGTGGTCACCTTCAAGCAGGCGCTCGCCAGCGAGCACGCCACCGGCGAGGTGGCCAAGGCCATCGGCTTCGAGCTGGCCATGGCTCACGAGGCCGTGGGCGACGCGGGCAAGGCCCTCTACCACTTCCAGCGCGTAGCCGCGCTCGACCCGAAGTTCCGCGAGGTCTCCGGCCACGTGGAGCGACTGGCCGCCACCACGTCCCCGGTGGCGGATCCGCTGCCCAAGGCGGCAACTCATGGGGCTCCTCCCTCGGGGGCCCGAATGCCCGTTCCCGCGGCTCCGGCGGCGCCAGCCCCCGCGAGTGCGGCCAAGCCGCGTAAGGTAGGCTACGTCTAG
- a CDS encoding roadblock/LC7 domain-containing protein: MSFRTHLESVVNQVDGALACSVMGFDGIAVDTHQKEEAAELELNGAWVEYANLLGQLRQAAEALKTGEVQEVSVNSEHVLTLMRLVSPEYFLVLALRADGNYGKGRYVLRVTAPKIRAEL; encoded by the coding sequence ATGTCCTTCCGCACGCACCTCGAGTCGGTGGTCAACCAGGTAGACGGGGCCCTGGCCTGTAGTGTGATGGGCTTCGACGGCATCGCCGTGGACACCCATCAGAAGGAGGAGGCGGCCGAGCTGGAGCTCAATGGCGCCTGGGTGGAGTACGCCAACCTGCTCGGTCAGCTCCGCCAGGCCGCCGAGGCCCTCAAGACGGGAGAGGTGCAGGAGGTCAGCGTCAACAGCGAGCACGTGCTGACGCTGATGCGCCTCGTCTCCCCGGAATACTTCCTGGTGCTGGCGCTCCGGGCGGACGGTAACTATGGAAAGGGCAGATACGTCCTCCGGGTGACCGCCCCCAAGATCCGCGCTGAGCTGTAG
- the accB gene encoding acetyl-CoA carboxylase biotin carboxyl carrier protein — MATKRKAVRTLSAPAEEAGSVRVEGNTTSLDVDALREIVNILEASEVTRLVWQRGEERLFIRRGPVPAPTIVHAAPVSPSVSPAPVVAAAPMVAAAPSVAAPAPASMAAPAPASAAAAAEKPGHLVTSPFVGTFYRTPAPDQPAFVDVGSVVKKGQVLCIIEAMKLMNEIEADVAGRVAEILVENGQPVEFGQALFRIEPV; from the coding sequence TTGGCAACCAAGCGCAAGGCAGTTCGAACGCTGTCCGCGCCCGCCGAGGAGGCGGGTAGCGTCCGTGTGGAGGGCAACACCACGTCCCTGGACGTGGATGCGCTCCGGGAGATCGTAAACATCCTCGAGGCCTCCGAGGTGACGCGGCTCGTGTGGCAGCGCGGGGAGGAGCGGCTGTTCATCCGCCGTGGCCCCGTGCCCGCGCCCACCATCGTGCACGCGGCCCCGGTCTCGCCCTCGGTGAGCCCTGCTCCGGTGGTGGCAGCCGCCCCCATGGTGGCGGCTGCTCCTTCCGTGGCGGCTCCGGCGCCGGCCTCCATGGCGGCTCCGGCTCCGGCCTCCGCGGCCGCGGCGGCCGAGAAGCCCGGGCACCTCGTCACCAGCCCGTTCGTGGGGACGTTCTACCGGACGCCCGCCCCGGACCAGCCCGCCTTCGTGGACGTGGGCTCGGTGGTGAAGAAGGGGCAGGTGCTCTGCATCATCGAGGCCATGAAGCTAATGAACGAGATCGAAGCCGACGTGGCGGGTCGCGTGGCGGAGATCCTCGTGGAGAATGGGCAGCCGGTCGAGTTCGGCCAGGCGCTGTTCCGCATCGAGCCGGTCTGA
- the efp gene encoding elongation factor P yields the protein MAGVIDTSEFRKGMKIEVDGEPFEIVEFQHVKPGKGSAFVRTSIRSLLSGRVLQPTFKSGDKVGKPDIEEKDMQYLYEQGGDYYFMDTRNYEQTFISADVLGESKNFLKENVNAAIMFYNGKAIGVTLPNSVDLKVTKCDPGVRGDTVSGALKPATLETGYVVNVPLFINEGDVLKIDTRDGKYLTRVATAG from the coding sequence ATGGCCGGTGTGATTGATACGTCCGAGTTCCGCAAGGGCATGAAGATCGAAGTTGACGGTGAGCCGTTCGAGATCGTCGAGTTCCAGCACGTCAAGCCGGGCAAGGGCTCGGCCTTCGTGCGCACGTCCATCCGCAGCCTGCTCTCCGGCCGCGTGCTCCAGCCGACCTTCAAGTCCGGCGACAAGGTGGGCAAGCCCGACATCGAAGAGAAGGACATGCAGTATCTCTACGAGCAGGGCGGCGACTACTACTTCATGGACACCCGGAACTACGAGCAGACGTTCATCAGCGCGGACGTGCTCGGGGAGTCGAAGAACTTCCTCAAGGAGAACGTCAACGCCGCCATCATGTTCTACAACGGCAAGGCCATTGGCGTGACCCTGCCGAACTCGGTGGACCTGAAGGTGACCAAGTGCGATCCCGGCGTGCGTGGCGACACGGTGTCCGGCGCGCTCAAGCCCGCCACGCTGGAGACGGGCTACGTCGTCAACGTGCCGCTCTTCATCAACGAGGGTGACGTCCTCAAGATCGACACGCGCGACGGCAAGTACCTCACGCGCGTGGCCACCGCAGGCTAG
- a CDS encoding ExeA family protein has product MTTYLDYFELTQEPFSNAPVSRFYYNSAQHSQALTRLMHSVSYMKGLSILIGDIGAGKTTLARRMLDSLPESEYEAALLVIIHSGITANWLLRRIALQLGVENPAQEKLALLSQLYQRLLQIYESGKKAVVLIDEAQMLETRELMEEFRGLLNLEVPERKLISFVFFGLPDIEKNLKLDPPLAQRVALRYKLEPFTSESTEAYIKHRLRLAGSPRLPFTAEALVAVHQRSGGTPRVINSICDNALFEAFLAREQLIGDKLIHRIADNLGLQGSTQPESQQKPALAANGSSRAGGSAKVDLAEIDRYLEGLGKL; this is encoded by the coding sequence ATGACCACCTACCTCGACTACTTCGAGCTCACCCAGGAGCCCTTCTCCAACGCTCCGGTGAGTCGCTTCTATTACAACTCGGCCCAGCATTCCCAGGCGCTGACCCGGCTCATGCACTCGGTCAGCTACATGAAGGGCCTGTCCATCCTCATCGGTGACATCGGGGCGGGCAAGACGACGCTGGCGCGGCGCATGCTCGACTCGCTGCCCGAGTCCGAGTACGAGGCCGCGCTGCTCGTCATCATCCACTCGGGCATCACCGCCAACTGGCTGCTGCGGCGCATCGCCCTGCAGCTGGGCGTGGAGAACCCGGCCCAGGAGAAGCTGGCCCTCCTGTCCCAGCTCTACCAGCGGCTGCTTCAAATCTACGAGTCCGGCAAGAAGGCCGTCGTCCTCATCGACGAGGCCCAGATGCTGGAGACGCGCGAGCTCATGGAGGAGTTCCGGGGTCTGCTCAACCTGGAGGTCCCCGAGCGCAAGCTCATCTCCTTCGTCTTCTTCGGCCTGCCGGACATCGAGAAGAACCTCAAGCTGGACCCGCCACTCGCCCAGCGCGTGGCGCTCCGCTACAAGCTGGAGCCCTTCACCTCCGAGTCCACCGAGGCCTACATCAAGCACCGCCTGCGGTTGGCCGGCTCCCCGCGCCTGCCCTTCACCGCCGAGGCCCTGGTGGCCGTCCACCAGCGCTCGGGCGGCACCCCGCGCGTCATCAACAGCATCTGCGACAACGCCCTCTTCGAGGCCTTCCTGGCTCGTGAGCAGCTCATCGGCGACAAGCTCATCCATCGCATCGCCGACAATCTGGGGTTGCAGGGCTCGACGCAGCCGGAGAGCCAACAGAAGCCCGCCCTGGCGGCCAATGGGAGCAGTCGGGCAGGCGGCAGTGCGAAGGTGGACCTCGCGGAGATCGATCGCTACCTCGAGGGACTGGGTAAGCTGTAG